A DNA window from Actinomadura coerulea contains the following coding sequences:
- a CDS encoding alpha/beta fold hydrolase — protein MADAVLHVHRYGDPGGAPVVMLHGVCGHGARWRRTAERYLPDRSVLAPDLRGHGRSTHEPPWTVERHVADVLAVMDAEGVERADLVGHSYGGMIALHLARTAPRRVRRLLLLDPAIGLGPAAAGREARGHLVPESFGDVAEARADRAARWPAAPRDAVDEEVAEHLEHGPDGRLRWRFEPAAAVTAYSEMARPHLPPPADMPTHLVIATEADLVRPEFVVDLRAALGPGLVISEVDAGHMLYVDRPEETGTLVAEWLSADGAGR, from the coding sequence ATGGCGGACGCGGTACTGCATGTTCATCGGTACGGGGATCCGGGCGGAGCGCCGGTGGTCATGCTCCACGGGGTCTGCGGTCACGGGGCGCGCTGGCGGCGGACCGCCGAGCGGTACCTGCCGGACCGCTCCGTCCTCGCGCCCGACCTGCGCGGCCACGGGCGGTCGACGCACGAGCCGCCGTGGACGGTCGAGCGGCATGTGGCCGACGTCCTGGCGGTGATGGACGCCGAGGGCGTCGAGCGGGCCGACCTCGTCGGGCACTCCTACGGCGGGATGATCGCGCTGCATCTGGCGCGGACGGCGCCGAGGCGGGTGCGCCGGCTCCTGCTCCTGGACCCGGCCATCGGGCTCGGCCCGGCGGCGGCGGGCCGGGAGGCGCGCGGCCACCTGGTCCCGGAGTCCTTCGGCGACGTCGCCGAGGCGCGGGCCGACCGGGCGGCGCGCTGGCCGGCGGCTCCGCGGGACGCCGTGGACGAGGAGGTCGCCGAGCACCTGGAGCACGGCCCGGACGGGCGGCTGCGGTGGCGGTTCGAACCGGCGGCCGCGGTGACCGCGTACTCGGAGATGGCCCGCCCCCACCTGCCGCCGCCCGCCGACATGCCCACCCACCTGGTCATCGCGACGGAGGCCGACCTCGTCCGCCCCGAGTTCGTGGTGGACCTGCGCGCCGCGCTCGGGCCCGGCCTGGTGATCAGCGAGGTCGACGCCGGCCACATGCTCTACGTCGATAGGCCGGAGGAGACCGGGACGCTGGTCGCCGAATGGCTCAGCGCAGACGGCGCCGGCCGGTGA
- a CDS encoding PucR family transcriptional regulator codes for MLPTVDDVLQLDAVRRGQPHVVAGSDRTGNRVRWVHVAEVTDIAHLLHGGELVLTTGIALPDEPERLRAYIADLAEVGVSGLMIELGRRYASVLPPALIAAAEEFGLPVIVLAHEPAFVDITESVHARIVQEQFAELRASEQLHEIFTQLSVEGASTDEVVRQVAALGGHPVVLENLAHQVLAADAGGADPAELLSAWETRSRAVRPGRRTGYDEASGWLVTMVGARGEDWGRLIVDLGAPPSPRETVLIERAATTLALGRLLDRHAESVERQAHGTIIARILAHAYSDPQEAAARARALGVPLSGRRLLGAVLRHRGPALSRSAPPVGELSQLAETAAAACKDARLAALVGVLDEGGPHARVGVLASLPARADVETALTEVATRIRKQSGDTVMAAGSVVETIRDVRRSFLEAEQVADVAARGSGARLYYRLPDLRLRGLLHLLRDDARVQTFVERELGPLLEYDAQRGSDLTRILELYLESGRNKAVAAQQAHLSRPAFYERLRRIERVLDADLDDVESCVSFHVALLALSSVRWERS; via the coding sequence ATGCTGCCCACTGTCGACGACGTCCTCCAGCTCGACGCGGTACGCCGCGGCCAGCCCCACGTCGTCGCAGGCTCCGACCGCACCGGCAACCGGGTCCGCTGGGTGCACGTCGCCGAGGTCACCGACATCGCGCACCTGCTGCACGGCGGCGAGCTCGTCCTCACCACCGGGATCGCGCTGCCCGACGAGCCGGAGCGGCTGCGCGCCTACATCGCCGACCTCGCCGAGGTCGGCGTCAGCGGCCTGATGATCGAGCTCGGCCGGCGCTACGCCAGCGTGCTGCCGCCCGCGCTGATCGCCGCGGCCGAGGAGTTCGGCCTGCCGGTGATCGTGCTGGCGCACGAGCCCGCGTTCGTCGACATCACCGAGTCGGTGCACGCCCGGATCGTCCAGGAGCAGTTCGCCGAGCTGCGCGCCTCCGAGCAGCTGCACGAGATCTTCACCCAGCTGTCGGTCGAGGGCGCCTCGACCGACGAGGTCGTCCGGCAGGTCGCGGCGCTCGGCGGGCACCCGGTCGTGCTGGAGAACCTCGCCCACCAGGTCCTCGCCGCGGACGCCGGCGGCGCCGACCCGGCCGAGCTGCTGTCGGCGTGGGAGACCCGCTCGCGGGCCGTCCGCCCCGGCCGCCGCACCGGCTACGACGAGGCGTCCGGCTGGCTGGTCACGATGGTCGGGGCACGGGGCGAGGACTGGGGACGGCTGATCGTCGACCTCGGCGCACCGCCGTCCCCGCGCGAGACCGTGCTGATCGAGCGGGCCGCCACCACCCTCGCCCTCGGCCGGCTCCTCGACCGGCACGCCGAGAGCGTCGAGCGGCAGGCGCACGGGACGATCATCGCCCGCATCCTCGCGCACGCCTACTCCGACCCGCAGGAGGCGGCGGCCCGCGCCCGCGCCCTCGGCGTCCCGCTGTCCGGACGCCGGCTGCTCGGCGCCGTGCTCCGCCACCGCGGCCCCGCCCTGTCCCGGTCCGCCCCGCCCGTCGGGGAGCTGTCGCAGCTCGCCGAGACGGCCGCGGCTGCCTGCAAGGACGCCCGCCTCGCCGCGCTCGTCGGCGTCCTGGACGAGGGCGGTCCGCACGCCCGCGTCGGAGTGCTGGCCTCCCTGCCCGCCCGCGCCGACGTGGAGACCGCGCTCACCGAGGTCGCCACCCGGATCCGCAAGCAGTCCGGTGACACCGTGATGGCCGCCGGATCGGTGGTGGAGACGATCCGCGACGTCCGCCGCTCCTTCCTGGAGGCCGAGCAGGTCGCCGACGTCGCCGCGCGCGGCTCCGGGGCCCGGCTCTACTACCGCCTGCCCGACCTGCGCCTGCGCGGGCTGCTGCACCTGCTCCGCGACGACGCCCGCGTCCAGACGTTCGTCGAGCGCGAGCTCGGCCCGCTCCTGGAGTACGACGCCCAGCGCGGCAGCGACCTCACGCGCATCCTGGAGCTGTACCTCGAATCCGGCCGGAACAAGGCCGTCGCCGCGCAGCAGGCGCACCTGTCCCGCCCCGCCTTCTACGAGCGCCTCCGCCGCATCGAACGGGTCCTGGACGCCGACCTCGACGACGTGGAGTCGTGCGTGTCCTTCCACGTGGCGCTGCTGGCACTGTCCTCCGTCCGCTGGGAACGTTCCTGA